Part of the Actinomycetota bacterium genome, CACCCTATGAACCTCTCCTGGCGCCAGCGCGGCGCCTGCCGGGGGCTCGATCCCGACATCTTCTACCCGCTCGAAGACACCGAGGCCGGGCCGGCCAAAGACATCTGCGCCGGCTGCCCGGTGAGCGAGCTGTGCCTCGAGTTCGCCCTCAGCACCCGCGAGGGCGAGGGCATCTGGGGCGGGACGACGGCGCGCGAGCGGCGGCGCATCCTGCGCCAACGGCGCAAGACCGCCGCCGCCTGAGCGGCCCGGCTCCCGGGTAGTTTCTCGCCGTGCCCGCGTCCCCCTCCCTGGCCGAACTGGGTGGGTGGGCCGCGGTCCTCGGCGCGCTCACCCGCGGGGAGGACCTGGCCGGTGAGGCGGCGTCCGCGGCCATGGCCGAGATCCTCGAAGGCTCGGCCACGCCCGCCCAGATCGCCGCCTTCTGCGTGTCGTTGCGCATGAAGGGCGAGACCGTCGAGGAGATGGCCGCCCTCGTTTCGACCCTGCTGGCCTACGCCCAGACGGTCGAGATCGAGGGCGCCTCCGAGCTGGTCGACACGTGCGGCACCGGCGG contains:
- a CDS encoding WhiB family transcriptional regulator; amino-acid sequence: MNLSWRQRGACRGLDPDIFYPLEDTEAGPAKDICAGCPVSELCLEFALSTREGEGIWGGTTARERRRILRQRRKTAAA